In Pyrus communis chromosome 11, drPyrComm1.1, whole genome shotgun sequence, the sequence AAATTGCTTACAAGACAAGacaatctggagaaagaagacTTCCAACTAATAAAGGCCCAACATTCTCAGTTCTGTCACATGGCTGGGGTCTAGCTCGGGGGCATTCTTATTATCTTCTCGGTCTTCTACAACATATTCCTGGCATCATAAGATTTCTTGATTCAGTTGGAGAAATATAACAAATGCTTCAAAATAACTATTACACCTAGTTTACGAATCTTGGAATCTAGAAGGGTAAcatgaaatttaataataaaactaagcTTTCTTTGATAGTCTTGGCGTTTAGAAGTGACAAGGGAAAGATGAATATAAAGCAAGAATTTCAAGAAAACGATCAAGGAAACTTGAGTCCAAAATGGACAAAGGTACCAGTTAACTTTCGGTTGGAATAATTACAGTAATCCTCTGTCCACATATTATGTCTATGAAACATCATGTTAAGTGTAGAGCACACTCAACGATATAGTTTAGTTAAATGCCAATAAAATTCAGTACGAACAGTTTGAGTTCATATTAAGTTCCAAGTATCAGGAACTAGACCTTTGTTAATTCTTGTTTGGCAAGAACATGATAATGCCGTTCGTTGATTCTCTGTCCGCATATTATGGCTATGAAGAAGCCATAAAGCAAACCCACCAAAACAATAGCTAAAACTGCAACAAGGTGAACAAAATAATGCATGCAATTAGTGTGATCAGCATGTCTTACACCGAGAACATGAGATATATTATAGGGAGTTCAGAGGGCAGCAAGAAGTTTGCATACCAGCCATAGTATAAAACCCATAGGGGTGCTCCTCATAACCAAACATCTCCCTTAGTTCGTCTCCATAAAATTTGTATACCATCACTCCCAAGAATGCCACAAtctgatgaaaaaaaaatatatcgcAAAATTTTAGGAATGACAGACTAACGGGGAAGTCTTATCTCTTCTGCTTCCATAAGAGTATGGCACTTGATAGAACTAACTGAACAACTAACAGTTATGTTTAGAGTTACAAATAGTACGAACATTTAAATTTGTAACACAATTAGGATCAGTTCTAACAGTACCCTTATATAATAGTTACGAAACATAACAGAACCTTGCAAACATGTGCTAAAACTGACTCTTGCTAACCTGTCAAACAACACTTTCAGTTTCTAATTAATTCTTCCGTGGCCTGTGCAAGCTGAATAAAACTTAAGGGAAAATGCCCAACTTCTTTTATTTGGGAAGAACTACCTATTTGATAAAATGATATGATTCATGAATCATATTAATTTGTTGTAAACATACCAGCTGCACGATGATGAAAATGAATGCATGATCTCTAGCAACAAGGAACTGAAATTTCAATCTCAACCACCAGCGATCGGGAGGGACATTTGCTCGTAATATGAACACTGCCCTGCATTCTGTACAATGAGCAAAAGCAAAGCCCTCCTGAAGAAATAAATACATGAATAATTAATAACAAGCTTCTACAAAAGAAACAGCCTttaaagaaatatataaaatagatAAACATAACAACAATTTCACCTCAATTGTGTGCAATTTCATTATTCTaaaatgaatattaaaaaaaaaaaaaaaaaaaaatagcatttcCAGATCACAAGGAAAGAGCAGGGATGAAGAAAATCTTCACCTTTGTTGACCTCCAATTATCAAGACATGATCTATGGACATACTTCTGAGTACCTCTGCAATGGCATGGAGCAATTAAGTCTTCCCCTGAAAGACAAATAAACAACGCTaagatatttgaatttcctAGCCACCAAATAATTATAGATGGAAAAGGTATTGAACTATAATTACTTTAACCAGCAATTACATGTGTATCCTCTACATCATCTAAATCGGAAAACTAATGGTGACAGTAAACTGAAGATACACAGAGAAATGCAAGACATATAGGACCTTCTTCAGTATCAAGGCAAATACGACACTGTGGTTGCTCTGCGTTCACCAACTTAGAATTTTCATTGACGTCAAAAATTTGTGCCTCTTCATCAACAGCAGGAAAATCACCTTGCACAGCTGTAATTTCACATGAGGATGAAGATTCTGCGGGTCTCTGTGAAATGTCAGACTGACATAAGATGGGTTCACGTTCTGTAATATCTTCCTTATGACTATCATTTGGTACTAATTGCATTGCGAAGAATGTCGAGTCAGGAATACAAAGAAAAAATCATTGCCAGTGCTATAGCTCCTACAGACCATCTCAATCGGAACTAAGAAAAaacctataaaaaaaatagacgAAAAGTACAATGGTTAGGAACTTGCACTACATGTCAAGTTGTTGCTACTAGTTCTACGGAAATTAAAATCACGTTCCTgtactaaaaataataatttgatattcCAATCTGCTCGGAGAACTTTCCATAAAACATCCATATGCACAAGTATGAAATAGATACATAGTGTTTAGACTACCAATATCCATGTAACAACATCGGCAGAAATTTCGAGAATTCAAAAGAAGCAAAATGCTAACTATGGAGATACCAAATACCAATCAAGAACAATAGGAGCATAACAAACGATTATTACTGATTACGTTCGTAGTATGATTCCAAGCTCGTGCAACCAACCTAACGTGTAACATGGCCTAATTACTTGActtatggtaaaaaaaatttatccctCTCTGTTTTTATTTATCGAAAAAGAAGAccatttgaattttcttaaatgGATAATCCatgataattatatataattagcaTAAAATTTCCAACTTTATTAATCTGGTCTGTATAGCATCAACTTCAGCTCCAGCTTTCAACTTCACTAATTATATAACTTGGAGTCCATACAAAAAAGCTTCATttcttcccagaaaaataaatcactaaataaataatcaagcatgcaattaataaattaaatacataatcaaaaccctaaaaatgtgATTAACGTATACAAACTTTTCACCAAAAGGAACGCGAGTCAatcaacaaattaacaaaattgcGAGCAAAGATTGAGGTTTTATGAGATCAATTAGGGGGCCTGACCTGAAATTTAGCAGTAGGGGACAATCGCCATGGTACTGAAACAATGCAGGCATCGATTGGATGGGGAATTTGAGAATCCAATTCTAGGGTTCTTATGAATTGAAGTGAAGCGGTGGACTTTTAAGGGTCCGACGATGATTgacaaaatttgggattttgggttttttttttttaaattttaaggtGTATTCGTATTTGGAGGCACTTTTTTGCTAACAATCAAAATGAATAAAACTTTTGCAAGTGACACTTGTTGAGATAAGTGTTACCTTTGTTTTATGATGTAAATTCGAACTGTGTCggttttttaatttaacaaattcaTCATATTAGgcataaaatgaataaaaaaattttatacttaaaaacaaaaccatagCAAACAAAAAACTGATTTTAGATGCATAAAATAATCAAGTCAATAAATAATGTTGTGTTTGGATTCAAGTTCTTTTTTCtctataatttaaataaatttaatgtaaattatctatcatttcttaaaaaaataaaaataaacaaggtCGTGTTTGATCATCATGTGTTTTTTAGGTAATTATTACATTTTTATGAACAGTTGAAATGTAGTGCACTCtgaattcaaaaataaaaaatgcaaatactttttttataggaaaaaaaattgcatatgCATATTGTTTAAGTGTATTTCTatacttcaaatttgattaagcCATATACTACGATTGTTGTAATATTATGTATTTATGGGGTTGAATTCTAGTCGTCCCtaagttaaaaataataataccatTGAACTATAGCATTAGAAACAGGTGCAAAAGAATTTAAAAGAGTACTAGTTACTATTAGTActatgttttatttatcttcacttgaaagtaagatatcttaatttaattttcgttAATTTCACATTTCATACTACATTATTATGACAAGCTCTTTGTGTGGTTTAGCTCAAGTTGTACAAAAAAAGTACTTAGAGGTGTGAAGTTGGAAACTTTGTTCTTAAATAAAACTTACGACCGGCCtattgcaatttttttgttttaaaaatgtgaaagaaaactaataaaacccCCACAAAACGTGGGGATTCTTCAATTATCATCATGGAAGttaaattactattttacctttttttaacTAAATTCTCTTCCTTACATGACTAAGTCGGACTAGACTAGTTTCAGGAACTAAGCTGAATTGGCTTGGCATGGACCCGTTATTAGGAAAGAAATGAAGCAGGTGTTGGGATGTGAAGAAGAGGAAGCGAAGGTCTTAGTAGTACCAACGTTTTTGGGGAGACTCGCTAAGACTTCTTAACGAGCTACTTAGTCCACACGAGTCCCGTTTAGTACCATTAAACTTAGTCCATGCACAGAACAAACGATGGACTAGACTAACAAGTAGTTTAGTCTAGTCCAATGAAGGCTAACGAGGCCAAACAAACGCCCCTTTAATGTCTTAATTAGTACATGtctacacacaaagtgtgtgagattttttattttttattattttttatttttttttaaattgaagagaGAGGAAAAGATTGAGAGAGAACATGGGAGTGGGAgtgaggagggagagagataggtttaatttatttatttattgcaattagagatgttaaaattATCTATAGGTGATGCTTATAtaaaaattgcaaaattttattttgtgaaattacattaataCTCTTAATGacaaataaataggcaaaacaATATCATATATGTAGAACGCgtgttcttgttctttgttgCGCATATAGGCCGCTTAGATCttattataataaaaatctctcttttttttttaaggaaaactaatgaaaataattggagtaaaaatatggtttttcattaaatacaTCTCCCATGTATTGTTTAATGCATCTcacaatcctttttttttttttagtattgaATGACTATTTAGGCCCTATAaggttttatgaaaaataaattttttctgAATGCACCCGAGATCATAACACATTCAAAAAATGCAAAACCTTCAATCCACGATAAACAAAGTGATAGATGTGTTCACGCTTTGTTATAAAAATTGGGTTCATCAAGCTTTTCAATGTTttgaagcaaaaaataatcaagaagatTATGAATGTGACACGTGGACTTTAGGATtagaaggacaaaattaccaTCGAGGCACACCGGGATTCTCACGCGCATACAATGGACAATAACAACTCAAttaaggaagagtcaaaggtgatcaaaatgatatttattcaaaactcTCTCATCACTCATCATCAAATCCTCACTTAAAAGCAACTCTCAATTTTCCTATTCAATGTGGGATTAATtgccaagttaattgcaagatattatttcacataatatcttacaATTACACTCACAACTTGACCATAAGTGGCTGACCCCTATTCTCCAAATAGAGTCGgtcactcccctataaatagtTATGTTTTCCCACTAAAAGGCGAGACCATTCTCTCCCCAAAAATTCCTAGAcactttttttctctcaaattctaactttagcaTCAGAGATTCTTCAGCCAAACCCCCCCCCATTCATTGTGGGCGGCTTTTTGGCCTTAAtattaggtgttattattttgcaggtgcattttcgtcaaatgagaagatggcggaaatttgcatccacaaattggtgctcttgttgagagtttgattcacacgctcgaataagactctcgcattcaaagtttctcatttcttatttgttcataaatttttcatacgttcttatttctagaattttttattaaacttccTACATTCAAAGATTTGGATCAAATGATGGAGATTGTGATATAGCCCTACCACGACGTTCCACAAGGCTCAACGCGGCAACAAGATGAGCAACTTTGCCACCACGAagcaccaccaccatggcaGCCACGGGGACCACCATGGTAGTAGGGAGTGGGCCAGCTCCATTGCAGCAGCCCAAACCTAGGACCAAGCCCAGGCCCAAGAGGCAGCCCAATCTGCAGCCTATGCCGCAGGGCAGCCGAGCTAAACCCAGCGCCAGTAGGCCTAAACTGCTGCCCAAGCAGCACATGCCCAAGACGCATTGCAGGTCCGAGCTGCGCTGACCATCCCCTTGGCCTAGATCCAAAGCGCTTCCAATGTAGCACCGCGCATATGCGCCCTGCACGTGGCACGGCCCACTTCAGCGGCCCAACCTACTTGGCGATCTCGACTGATCCAAGACCGATTTAACCGTTCCAGCTTTAGATTTCTGGATCGACGATTGAACCGGGGGCATTTTCACCCCGAGTTTATGCGGATTTAACCTATCCTTACTCAAATTTTGCACCTAAAGTCCACTACACTTTTACCACTTATGGAGAAACCTACCATCCAAGCCATTCTATCCCGCATGGCGAACAATACTTGTCCtaacaagtcatagagttgaaaAGTGCCCTCGAGCAGcaaacgaccttggtgaatcagcttttGTAGCGTGCCCTAGatgaggtgtcccgaagtaggacaagggcagataACGAACCTCTCCAACAGCGTCCCGGCAAGCAGCCCATCAACCAGCCACGATTTGAGTGTTCTGGCAGTTTACACTCCCGCTTAGGTCCtagagatagcgtatactcttgTATTAACGCGCGGAGAAGCGTGCACTCCCAATCAAGCCCATGAACGAGCATACGttcacggttgaggctacattCCGATTATCAACATAAACAACCTTCCAGGTGAAGTGTTCATTCATAACTAGGCTAGCAAAGAGCATTCTCCACCTTACATTGGAGTAGGCAACACGGTAGACGAAGAGAAGCAGTTATTCAATCTGactcaagttcaaccagcatCTTGTTCGCTTGCCAGGAACGTGCCACATGCACCGCAGCCGCTGCATAGATGAGTCAAGCATAGGGAAGAGCGGCCTAGACCAACAGGTCACAACTGGGAGCAGTCGAAAGTTCCACTGCCCTAGTAGAGGCaatttcaagaagaagttgagagGCTCTTGACTGAACGATTGCGCAATTTTCAGTACAACAAGGCTTATGATGATGTGTTTCGACAAGACATaaccaacataagcaggtcactATTCACATATGAGATCGAGCAGACAGATCCACCTCATGGGTTCCCTATTCTTCACCGTACAAGGGAGACGAAGATCTAGATCGACATTTCAAACACTACCGCAGTACCATGATCCAGTACAAGAACAACAACATGCttatgtgaaattttttttgccacAACTCTACAAGGCGAGGCGCAAGACTAGTTTCACACCCTACCGTCGCAGTTGATCTAGAGTTTCAACGAACTTTCCTTAGTTTTCACTAAGGAGTATTCGTCTAACTGCTCAATCAAAAGGACATCCGACCATCTTTTCAACATTGTAAAAGAGCATTGAGAGACAATTCGCGACTATGTCAAAATGTTCAAAGCGGAGAAAGCCAAGATTATTGGCTGCAACGACAGCATTCAGAAATAAGCTTCACCAAACACCCTTTATTCGGAAAATTGATCATGGGAGAAGAACTAACCTTGGCAACTTCGACGAACAAGACCTCGCATGCTGAGGATTATCCAGTTTGTTATGCAGTTTCTACCTTCCAGCACTGTTGATCCATTTCTTTATTCTCAATGAAGATTCAAGAAGTTATTCATAAGCCTGGCTCAATCGCTATTTACAACAACTGCTCAAACCTTTATCTAGGTATGTTCTCTattgcgagaggataaactaattgctctacagtgcgagaaggtaaactaatttccCAACAGTTATTTGGGTCTGCTCTCTAGCgtgagaagataaactaattgctctccagtggagagggtaaactaattccccgacacccattgGGTCTACTttctagtgcgagaggataaactaattgctctatagtgcgagaggataaactaattccaCGACACCCATCTGGGCCTGCTCTCTAGTGCAAGCGGATAAACTAATTACTTTCCAGTGCAAGAAGGCCATACAGCTCAAAAGATCGAATACTTGAAGACCAGCTAAGCAGTAAATGTTCAGGGGGCAGTAGCCACTTCGCGCTCAACAGTTCGCTCATCCAACACTTCATCTTCAACAGCCCCAATCTTGACGCCCATGCCAAACCACTTCCTCGGCCCATGCTGAGCCAGCCCTTGGCTTCAGTTAAGTCGAGTAGCACAAGTTGTGGCCCCTACCACACCATATTCTCGGCCCATGCCAAGCTAACTTTTGGCCCCTGCCAGCCGACGTGCCGCACCACCCCGACGACTACCCTGTGGTAGCaccacccaagaagaagacatagaaaattaagtttttcttacattGGTGCGGCgcagagaagacaaagaaatcaacggaagatggttctttgcatgggcAAGCAAATAAAAGTGCTAGatgagggggaacaaatatcctttagctttctctctttcttgtagggataaataattgccctccaaagttgatttaatcccctacctaaggtaggcttaaataggctttggaggtgatttatttccctttcctagaagaatctaattccaagtcTAAGTGGGAATCTGCAtcaaagttggagatctctacacctgcggCCCTTTCCTGTGAGCAGCCCATCAAGtgtaggggcatttgtggagcaaaaaataatcaagaaaattatgaaggtGGCACGTGGACTTTAGGGTtagaaggacaaaattacccttgaggcatactgGGTTTCCCACGCGCATACAACGGACAATAATGCCTCAATTAAGGAAGAGTCAAGggtgatcaaaatgatatttattcaaaaccctctcattactcctcatcaaatcttcactcaaaaggtaactcccaattttcctattcaatttgggattaattgccaagttaattgcaagatatcaTAATATCTTGCTATTACACTCACAATTTGACCATATGTGGCTGGCccctattctccaaatagggtcaatcactcccctataaatagccatGTTTTCCCACTAACAGGTGAGACCATTCTCTCCCCAAAAATTCCTAAACacttttttctctcaaattctaattttGACATTTGAGATTCTTCGGTCAAAGCAcatctccccccccccccctccaaaAAAAATTGTGGGTGCGTCAGACTTTTGGCCTTAATTTtagatgttattattttgtagatgcattttcgtcaaatgaGAAGATGGCAGAAATTTGTTCCACAAATGTCTTAATAATATGAGGAAATTGTCGTTTCTTAACTAATTTTTGTTCCTACACTTTTTCCGTGCATTTTGTTCATGGTCGAGAAGACGAatacacaagttttttttttttttttaacgaaccAAAAGTTTGATATGGGATTTAAGTGGTGAGTGTGAGGTCTACATAGAGAACGTGGTGTGTGAGAGTAATATTAGAAACTCATCTCTCCGAATTTCAATCAGAAAATTAATTGTCACAAAGAACATAAATTGTTACAAAACAAGATCAAAATACTCATTTCACTTTCACTGCATGCAGGTCTTCAACTAGTTGAGGGGTAAAAAAACCCCATCTGATGAGAGATGAATCGTAATGGTCAGTTAGCAGAAATCAAGGATGTGTTAGAAGCAAACACTTGCAGCTTCAAATCTCTGGTAAATCTAAATCCCTGGAGGTAAAAGTAAAACCCCAATGCAAGCAAACCTATATTACAGCTTTACAGTTTGACTGCACCtgattttttctttgcttttcgcGTTTCCATTTTGTATTTGTAATGAGAAAAATCTACCGAGATTTAGCGCCACAGTTGCAGCATCTTTCTATGAACCACGCTAACCTGTTTTTCACAAAAGGAAATAGATAGCAGTATTACTCAAATTAACTGAATAAATTGAACGCAAAGTGCTATATCGTTAACTTTGCGGAATAGTTGCAAGGTGCTTGTAACTCAGTATAAAAGAGCGTTTACCCTTGCAAGTGAAACAGTTGAATGGGTTGACTTTCTTAACTACCAGTCAACTCATAGATAGGTTAATTTCCTTCTGAGGGTCTTCAAACTGTTTTTAACAATCTACATTTTTCACTGTTAACTGTCTGTAGTGGTTGTTTTTTACCTGTGTTTTCTACGTTTGCTCAGCTCTGATTGGTAGGTCTAGGCTTTTGGATGATTGGATCAAATAAAGTAAATCAGTGTGGATTTACCATGGTTCTCAAATAAAAGGaagtaaaaaagtaaaaacctaCCAGTCAAAATCCCCCCAACCAAGATCATCTGCATACAGTAGCTTGAATTGCATTGCCATGATTCTCAAATAAGGAAATATAAATCATTTCCCATTTAAATGTTGGAAAATCAGTGtttaaaaactaaatatgtTTCTGTAATTGATAACTACTGCAAAAAGTGCACCaatta encodes:
- the LOC137708491 gene encoding uncharacterized protein, whose amino-acid sequence is MQLVPNDSHKEDITEREPILCQSDISQRPAESSSSCEITAVQGDFPAVDEEAQIFDVNENSKLVNAEQPQCRICLDTEEGEDLIAPCHCRGTQKYVHRSCLDNWRSTKEGFAFAHCTECRAVFILRANVPPDRWWLRLKFQFLVARDHAFIFIIVQLIVAFLGVMVYKFYGDELREMFGYEEHPYGFYTMAVLAIVLVGLLYGFFIAIICGQRINERHYHVLAKQELTKEYVVEDREDNKNAPELDPSHVTELRMLGLY